One genomic segment of Rivularia sp. PCC 7116 includes these proteins:
- a CDS encoding FAD binding domain-containing protein: MMNKTRLRAIVIGGSLGGLFTGILLQSIGWEVNIYERSSHSLDSRGGGIVLQPEIVEAFERAGVTYEAPFGVVAHERFYLKQDGTIATSMPMRQTLTSWNLLYGTMRRHFSAERYHQGKTLTEVTQDDERVTATFADGTSDTGDLLIGADGANSTVRKLLLPSYKPQYAGYVAYRGLVDERELDAETAAMLSERFVFYQFPNSHILQYVIPGENESLVPGERRFNWVWYVNHDETTELTPILTDKNGKRRDYSIPPGTIAPEVEQQMRLYANQVLAPPFQRLVAATKEPFVQAILDLTVPQMAFNRIALVGDAAFIPRPHTAAGVSKAAANAIALADALVNQNHDVNKALNEWEPEQVRLGMYLWKAGKALGERSQFMHGKKRFAHLSTENAGLR; the protein is encoded by the coding sequence ATGATGAACAAAACACGATTACGCGCTATTGTCATCGGCGGTTCATTGGGCGGATTGTTTACAGGAATCTTGTTGCAATCAATTGGTTGGGAGGTGAATATTTACGAGCGTTCCTCCCACAGTCTTGATAGTCGCGGTGGTGGAATAGTATTACAACCAGAAATTGTAGAAGCATTTGAGCGGGCTGGTGTAACCTATGAAGCACCCTTCGGCGTAGTGGCACACGAGCGATTTTACTTAAAACAGGATGGCACTATTGCTACTAGTATGCCCATGCGTCAGACTTTGACATCCTGGAATTTGTTGTATGGCACTATGCGCCGACATTTTTCGGCAGAGCGCTACCACCAAGGAAAAACCCTGACAGAAGTAACCCAGGATGATGAAAGGGTGACAGCTACTTTTGCAGATGGCACTTCTGATACAGGCGATTTATTAATTGGTGCTGATGGTGCAAATTCAACAGTTAGGAAACTACTCCTCCCGAGCTATAAACCGCAATATGCTGGCTATGTTGCCTATCGGGGATTAGTTGACGAAAGGGAACTAGACGCAGAAACTGCTGCTATGCTGAGTGAGCGTTTCGTCTTTTACCAATTTCCCAACTCCCACATTCTTCAATACGTGATTCCGGGAGAGAATGAGTCTTTAGTACCGGGGGAACGTCGCTTTAATTGGGTGTGGTATGTCAACCACGATGAGACAACAGAATTAACACCAATTCTCACCGATAAAAATGGCAAACGACGTGACTATTCGATTCCACCAGGAACGATTGCCCCAGAAGTCGAACAACAGATGCGATTGTATGCCAATCAAGTCCTTGCACCACCCTTTCAAAGACTTGTTGCTGCCACCAAAGAACCCTTTGTCCAAGCCATTTTAGATTTGACTGTACCGCAAATGGCATTTAATCGCATTGCGCTGGTTGGGGATGCAGCCTTTATTCCTCGTCCCCACACAGCAGCAGGTGTTTCAAAAGCTGCTGCAAATGCCATTGCCCTTGCCGATGCTTTGGTAAACCAGAATCATGATGTTAACAAAGCATTGAATGAGTGGGAACCGGAGCAGGTGAGATTGGGAATGTATTTGTGGAAAGCAGGGAAAGCTCTTGGCGAACGTTCTCAGTTTATGCATGGTAAGAAACGATTTGCTCATCTTTCTACCGAGAATGCTGGTTTACGTTGA
- a CDS encoding DsbA family oxidoreductase → MNLTIEITSDFICPWCLVAEKRLNKAIAQLNSSVNIERVWYPFELNPDMPEIGMERKIYRSQKFGSWEYSQQLDAKTILATQEDDINFRYDLMEFTPNTHKAHRLVWFASQQGKATYLAERIFTAYFTEGQNISSVEILANLAADIGIDRDVTIEFLQSDAGTQEVRDLENRAVSRGIRGVPSIRIGKEILSGAQPVEVFLSTLQNAVHELTEV, encoded by the coding sequence ATGAACTTAACAATTGAAATCACCTCGGATTTTATTTGTCCCTGGTGTTTGGTTGCAGAAAAGCGATTGAATAAGGCGATCGCTCAACTGAATTCTTCAGTAAATATTGAGCGCGTTTGGTATCCCTTTGAGTTGAATCCAGACATGCCAGAAATCGGGATGGAGCGCAAAATATACCGCAGCCAAAAATTTGGTAGTTGGGAATATTCCCAGCAGTTAGATGCAAAAACCATCTTGGCAACGCAAGAGGATGACATTAATTTTCGCTATGACTTGATGGAGTTTACGCCCAATACGCACAAAGCCCATCGACTGGTTTGGTTTGCATCTCAACAAGGTAAAGCTACCTACTTAGCTGAACGGATATTTACGGCATATTTTACCGAAGGACAAAACATTAGCAGTGTTGAAATCTTGGCTAATCTAGCAGCAGACATCGGTATCGATAGAGACGTAACTATAGAATTTCTTCAGAGTGATGCTGGTACTCAGGAAGTGCGCGATTTAGAAAACAGAGCAGTTTCAAGAGGTATTCGCGGCGTTCCTAGCATCCGTATTGGTAAAGAAATTTTATCTGGTGCCCAGCCTGTTGAGGTGTTTTTAAGTACATTGCAAAACGCTGTCCATGAGTTAACAGAGGTTTGA
- a CDS encoding O-antigen ligase has translation MPKLPKLAEQIFVVFTLFLSTSALIPVLIEGGSGSIGNDSYSPKFFMLVYTITFLLIVKHQKNFVRAAQKDIWIWVFLGIVLASTLWTVAPDITPRRSILLLGTSVFAVYMAMRFTLREQLQLLACALGIVIILSFMFAIGLPKYGLMTVQEGGIHAGSWRGIMTHKNILGRLMNLSSIVFLFVAMSNPIQNPRYRWVPWAGFILSIALIVLSTSTTSLVVCLSLMAILPLYRSWRRNYNQLIPLSIALILTVGSILTLLLDNLPIVADAFGKDLTLTGRTDIWSAMFDLIWERPWLGYGFNAVWRDWGSEITAYLWRTLAWECPYGHNGFMDLFIELGIAGLVVFILSFITTFFKGVMWLRITQCIEGAWPLMYLTFLVMYNISESTLVETNSIFWIVYVSTVFSLAIEYREAKNYQYHPSFIKQDWMNVRAFTKHK, from the coding sequence ATGCCAAAATTGCCAAAGCTAGCCGAACAGATATTTGTTGTATTTACTCTTTTTCTTTCTACAAGTGCTTTAATACCCGTACTTATAGAAGGAGGTAGTGGGAGTATAGGTAACGATTCCTACAGCCCTAAATTTTTTATGTTAGTTTACACTATTACTTTCTTGTTAATAGTGAAGCATCAGAAAAATTTTGTACGTGCTGCACAGAAAGATATCTGGATATGGGTATTCTTAGGAATTGTCTTAGCCTCAACATTATGGACTGTTGCACCTGACATTACTCCGCGACGTAGCATACTGCTTTTAGGAACAAGCGTATTTGCTGTCTATATGGCAATGCGATTCACTTTGAGAGAGCAGTTGCAGTTATTAGCTTGCGCGCTTGGCATTGTAATAATACTGAGCTTTATGTTTGCAATCGGACTGCCTAAGTATGGGTTAATGACAGTTCAAGAAGGAGGGATTCATGCCGGTTCTTGGCGTGGAATAATGACCCATAAAAATATCTTAGGTCGATTGATGAATCTAAGCAGCATAGTATTTTTATTTGTTGCTATGAGTAATCCGATCCAAAATCCTAGATACCGATGGGTTCCTTGGGCTGGCTTTATTCTCTCTATTGCTTTAATCGTACTTTCAACTTCCACGACTTCTTTAGTCGTTTGTCTATCTTTAATGGCTATTTTGCCTCTTTACAGAAGTTGGCGACGTAATTACAACCAGTTAATCCCTTTAAGTATTGCATTGATACTTACCGTTGGAAGTATATTGACTCTGTTATTAGATAACTTACCCATTGTTGCCGACGCATTTGGAAAAGACTTGACTCTAACCGGACGTACCGATATATGGAGTGCAATGTTCGATTTAATCTGGGAGCGTCCCTGGCTGGGGTACGGATTTAATGCTGTTTGGAGAGATTGGGGCAGTGAAATAACTGCTTATCTTTGGCGTACTTTGGCATGGGAATGTCCTTACGGACACAATGGCTTTATGGATTTATTCATAGAGCTCGGAATTGCAGGCTTAGTGGTATTTATATTGAGTTTTATTACTACTTTTTTTAAAGGAGTAATGTGGTTGCGAATTACTCAATGCATAGAAGGTGCTTGGCCTTTAATGTATTTAACTTTTTTAGTTATGTACAACATTAGCGAAAGCACTTTGGTGGAAACAAACAGTATTTTTTGGATAGTATACGTTTCTACTGTTTTTTCTTTAGCTATAGAGTATCGAGAAGCTAAAAATTATCAATACCATCCTTCTTTTATAAAGCAAGACTGGATGAATGTAAGAGCTTTTACTAAGCATAAATAA
- a CDS encoding LysR family transcriptional regulator, whose product MDQFAAMQAFVKVVDTGSFSEASRQLGVAVSSVTRQVNSLETMLHTQLTNRSTRSVTLTPQGRRYYEKVVRILADVEAANCSVAEQDEVPRGLLKVSLPVAFGRLYIAPLIKDFLVQYPEMQLNLILSDALANPVEEELDLVIRLGNLERSGASWIVRKLTSYTRCVCGSPRYFEQYGIPEHPDDLVNHNCLCFSYSTGYEIWRFKRDKEVCEVKVKGSLVANNSEVLRQACLDGLGLILMPTWLIGEDISEGKLQAVLQDFQFHPLVDMDAGIYALYLPNRRDALRVQTFVNFLIQQFNK is encoded by the coding sequence ATGGATCAATTTGCTGCAATGCAAGCCTTTGTAAAGGTAGTTGACACGGGTAGTTTTTCCGAAGCATCTCGGCAGTTAGGAGTTGCGGTTTCTTCTGTAACTCGTCAAGTTAATTCTCTTGAAACCATGCTGCATACTCAATTAACTAACCGTTCCACCCGCAGCGTTACCCTTACCCCTCAAGGACGCAGGTATTATGAAAAAGTGGTACGAATTCTGGCTGATGTGGAAGCAGCTAATTGTTCGGTGGCAGAACAAGATGAAGTACCGCGAGGTTTGCTCAAAGTAAGTCTTCCCGTAGCTTTTGGAAGACTCTATATTGCACCGTTGATTAAAGATTTTTTGGTACAGTATCCCGAAATGCAGCTAAATTTGATTTTGAGCGATGCATTAGCTAATCCGGTGGAAGAAGAATTAGATTTAGTTATTCGTCTCGGTAATCTTGAACGTTCTGGTGCTAGTTGGATTGTCCGCAAACTTACATCTTATACGCGCTGTGTTTGTGGAAGTCCGCGTTATTTTGAGCAGTATGGTATACCAGAGCATCCCGACGATTTAGTCAATCACAATTGTTTATGCTTTAGCTACTCTACCGGCTATGAAATTTGGCGATTTAAGCGAGATAAAGAAGTTTGTGAGGTGAAAGTTAAAGGCTCGTTGGTAGCGAATAATTCTGAAGTACTTCGACAAGCTTGTTTAGATGGGTTGGGTTTAATTTTGATGCCAACTTGGTTGATTGGCGAAGATATTAGTGAAGGGAAATTGCAAGCAGTTCTTCAGGATTTTCAGTTTCATCCATTAGTAGATATGGATGCAGGAATTTACGCGCTTTATCTACCGAATCGTCGCGATGCACTTCGAGTTCAAACTTTTGTTAATTTTTTGATTCAACAGTTCAATAAATAA
- a CDS encoding glycosyltransferase, with the protein MKITLVCHDIPYPAIHGGRVDMWRRIKAFSQVGVDLQLICWFDKIPQPEEVAEIKKYVSSTYFIPFKYDLCTKASRILNLLRYPLEVTSRLIEAEKLNHLVSKVRTFKPHVIWLDGIHGGDIASKLSHHFDIPIVTRTHNIEHLYYQRLFASAIGTSKIKRYLSLAHLETYEKSLLKNSLLFYDISAEDLKFWKSHGFSNGRYLPPLMEVYQSHAQNKLHHKINPYARYDVVFLGNLYSNNNVAGIIWFLTQVLPEIRRHFSDIKVLIAGAKPINKIRQLCEETDGVDISINPPSSTDIYNSGRVLINPVLTGSGVSIKSLEMLMAGKPIVSTPQGIAGLPLCVRQYFRIASDTQSFANSIINLLSNSEEIRIEPKLLESLFGTQVIKEVVSDIRSLI; encoded by the coding sequence ATGAAAATTACGTTAGTATGTCATGATATACCCTACCCCGCGATTCACGGAGGGCGGGTAGATATGTGGCGAAGAATAAAAGCTTTTTCTCAGGTTGGCGTAGATTTACAGCTTATATGCTGGTTTGATAAAATTCCGCAACCTGAAGAAGTTGCTGAAATTAAAAAGTATGTTAGCTCTACGTATTTTATTCCCTTCAAATATGACTTATGTACTAAAGCTTCGAGAATCTTAAATTTACTCCGTTACCCTCTAGAAGTAACTTCTAGACTTATAGAAGCAGAAAAATTAAATCACTTAGTTTCTAAAGTTCGTACTTTTAAACCTCATGTAATTTGGTTAGATGGTATTCACGGAGGAGATATAGCATCAAAGCTCAGCCATCATTTTGATATACCAATAGTGACTCGTACTCATAATATTGAGCATTTGTATTACCAACGATTATTTGCTTCAGCTATAGGTACAAGTAAAATCAAAAGATATTTATCCCTGGCTCATTTAGAAACATATGAAAAATCTTTACTAAAAAATAGTCTTCTATTTTATGATATTTCGGCAGAAGATTTAAAATTTTGGAAATCTCATGGATTTAGCAATGGACGCTATTTACCTCCTTTAATGGAAGTTTATCAATCTCATGCTCAAAATAAACTTCATCATAAGATTAACCCATATGCTCGTTATGATGTTGTTTTTCTAGGCAACCTATATTCTAATAATAATGTAGCGGGTATTATTTGGTTTTTGACTCAGGTTCTACCTGAAATTCGCAGGCATTTCTCTGACATTAAAGTTTTAATTGCCGGAGCGAAACCGATAAATAAAATTAGACAGCTATGTGAAGAAACTGATGGCGTAGATATAAGTATCAATCCGCCATCTTCTACAGACATTTACAATTCCGGGCGGGTTTTAATTAATCCAGTTTTAACTGGTAGTGGAGTTAGTATCAAGTCCTTAGAAATGTTGATGGCTGGTAAACCAATTGTCTCCACACCTCAAGGAATAGCGGGTTTACCCCTGTGCGTCAGACAGTATTTCAGAATAGCTTCAGATACGCAATCTTTTGCCAATTCTATTATCAATTTACTTTCTAACTCAGAAGAAATTCGCATTGAGCCGAAACTACTTGAATCGCTATTTGGAACTCAAGTCATAAAGGAAGTTGTTTCGGACATTAGGTCATTAATTTAA
- a CDS encoding lipopolysaccharide biosynthesis protein codes for MNSLNAITRYINKKISSQFIRNLGWLGIAEICYRVLRLGLVVITARYLTPHDYGLGAIILAVREFAITFADVGIGAKIIQAEEKELPHLCSSAFWLNWVIFASLFMIQAIASFPIASVYRSKEIIFPIIVSGIAYLIWPIYGIQKTLIQRENRFKVIAFTDTIQFSIAGVLTAIFAVMGMGVWAFALPIVLVAPLEIIIYYKYHSWRPKEGFTTLYWDEILSFGKNILGVGLLKTLRNNLDYLIVGRLISVEDLGIYFFGFNAGLGISLSIINAISSVMLPHLCEARMEWSEFKHRYLHSIRTIAMIIVPFVLLQSSLAPIYVPIVFGEKWIPAIPILIIVCLSAIPRPFANAASQLLIAIGKPHLDLWWNVIFTSLFGVFLLIGASSEYIVNTIFDADTVNSLTLMIGENWQVIGIALAVLLVHLIFLPFFTLWATRYVFPKKV; via the coding sequence GTGAATTCCTTAAACGCAATTACCAGGTATATCAATAAAAAAATATCTAGCCAGTTTATTCGTAATCTGGGCTGGCTAGGTATTGCTGAGATATGTTATAGAGTCCTACGTTTAGGACTAGTAGTTATCACTGCTAGATATTTAACTCCCCATGACTATGGTTTAGGAGCAATCATTCTTGCAGTGCGGGAGTTTGCAATTACTTTCGCTGATGTCGGTATCGGTGCAAAAATTATCCAAGCTGAGGAGAAAGAACTGCCGCATTTATGTAGTTCTGCTTTTTGGCTAAACTGGGTAATTTTTGCCAGTTTATTCATGATTCAGGCTATTGCATCGTTTCCTATCGCTTCGGTTTATCGCAGTAAAGAGATTATTTTTCCAATAATTGTTAGTGGAATAGCTTATTTAATTTGGCCTATTTACGGTATCCAAAAAACTTTAATTCAGAGAGAAAATCGTTTTAAAGTTATAGCATTTACCGACACTATTCAATTCTCCATTGCTGGTGTGTTAACAGCAATTTTTGCTGTTATGGGCATGGGAGTATGGGCGTTTGCTTTGCCAATAGTTCTAGTCGCGCCTTTAGAAATAATCATATATTACAAATATCATTCTTGGCGACCCAAAGAAGGATTTACAACACTATATTGGGATGAGATATTAAGTTTCGGCAAGAATATTTTGGGTGTGGGATTACTTAAAACTTTGAGAAATAACCTAGATTATTTGATAGTTGGACGCTTAATCAGTGTCGAAGATTTAGGAATCTACTTTTTCGGTTTTAATGCTGGTTTAGGAATTAGTTTAAGTATTATCAATGCCATTAGTTCGGTGATGTTGCCTCACTTATGTGAAGCTCGTATGGAATGGAGTGAGTTCAAACATCGCTATCTCCACAGTATCAGAACTATTGCGATGATAATTGTTCCTTTTGTTTTACTGCAATCTAGTTTGGCTCCCATCTACGTTCCTATCGTTTTTGGTGAGAAATGGATACCAGCCATACCTATTCTGATAATAGTTTGTTTGTCAGCAATTCCCAGACCTTTTGCAAATGCAGCTTCTCAATTATTGATAGCTATTGGTAAACCTCATTTAGATTTATGGTGGAACGTAATTTTTACTAGTTTATTTGGTGTCTTCTTGTTAATAGGTGCTAGTAGTGAATATATTGTCAATACTATTTTTGATGCTGACACTGTTAACAGTTTGACGCTGATGATAGGAGAAAATTGGCAAGTTATTGGTATCGCTTTAGCTGTTTTATTAGTCCATCTAATTTTCTTACCATTTTTTACTCTCTGGGCAACACGTTATGTTTTCCCGAAGAAAGTATAA
- a CDS encoding tyrosine-protein kinase domain-containing protein: protein METQMPAKEHDLQPLNETKSLPREPYWLLKRPANIEEENIGFGQIFSMLRRRAALIVSIAVIATTGAVIYGSTRTPKYEGKFQLLVEPLRNSESELLVLLSQTLQQDVNKITRQNNTALDYQALVEVLKSPKVIEPVVEKIQSQYPGVTYSKLVGGSKAGKVPSSVKDGQLHISRLAQGEIESRVIEIRYKDSNPQKVLFVLDKVSEAYRKYSLEQQQTNLRQGIRFVEQQIPKLRLRVSTLQGEMQRFQQNYSLFNPELQGKQLLTRVDELETTKIEVTKQLAETKSLYASLQSQLGMSQDAAIAASALSESPQYQQILKRVRDIEAQIATESVRLSDANPVMVSLRQQRQKLLPLLKREAQLALGGQVSDNLLNSPVGTYQNSVRRDLIQKMAETANQIQLLEASFKATDAALGELNQQIKQYPVVAGRYANLERELQVASDTLKQLLGKQEALRVDAAQQEVPWELIMSPRLPKDKTGQYVADASKGKLYIVLGGAGGLLLGVLAAFLLENAQNVFHDSKEVKRTAKLPLLATIPYLRELKLLPPADKELVYTLEKDERLLPAGKNRRNKEYGTSPYIQAFYSLYTRIQALKEETPIASLVITSANPGEGKTTVAATFAKTAAEAGLRVLLVDANLQNPQVHHSLGLINTQGLSEILSQGLDLNDALGQSHEEENLFVITAGEIPRNSAKLFSSPRMRNFVMRSQSDFDLVVYDTPHILGRLDTSILATHADGILMVVGLGKTVRPSLSTALDELEAGRNNVLGLVSNTMES, encoded by the coding sequence ATGGAAACACAAATGCCAGCAAAAGAACACGATTTGCAGCCTTTGAACGAAACCAAATCTTTACCGAGAGAACCATACTGGTTATTAAAAAGACCTGCAAATATTGAAGAAGAAAATATTGGTTTTGGTCAGATTTTTTCGATGTTGCGTCGTCGAGCAGCTTTGATTGTTAGCATAGCAGTCATCGCAACTACGGGGGCTGTTATATATGGTTCCACTCGCACTCCCAAGTATGAAGGCAAATTCCAATTATTGGTTGAACCTTTAAGAAATTCCGAAAGCGAACTGCTAGTTTTGCTATCTCAAACTCTTCAGCAGGATGTAAACAAAATCACCAGACAAAACAATACGGCTTTAGATTATCAGGCTTTAGTAGAAGTTTTGAAAAGTCCGAAAGTCATTGAACCCGTGGTTGAGAAAATTCAGTCTCAATATCCTGGTGTTACCTATAGCAAATTAGTTGGAGGTAGTAAAGCTGGTAAAGTACCGAGTAGCGTTAAAGACGGGCAGTTACATATCAGTCGTCTTGCACAAGGTGAAATAGAATCCAGAGTTATAGAAATTCGCTACAAGGATTCCAATCCTCAAAAAGTCCTATTTGTTTTGGATAAAGTCTCTGAAGCTTACCGTAAGTACAGTCTCGAACAGCAGCAAACGAATTTACGTCAGGGAATCAGATTTGTCGAGCAGCAGATTCCGAAATTGCGATTGCGAGTCAGTACTTTGCAAGGAGAAATGCAGCGGTTTCAACAAAATTACAGTTTGTTTAATCCCGAGCTGCAAGGGAAGCAGTTACTTACTAGGGTTGATGAACTGGAAACAACAAAGATAGAGGTTACCAAACAACTTGCAGAAACTAAGTCACTTTATGCTTCCTTACAAAGTCAGTTGGGAATGTCACAAGATGCAGCAATTGCGGCTTCAGCCTTAAGCGAGTCACCCCAGTATCAACAAATTCTGAAGCGGGTTAGAGATATAGAAGCTCAAATTGCTACAGAGTCAGTACGTTTGAGCGATGCTAATCCAGTAATGGTATCTTTACGACAGCAACGTCAAAAGTTATTACCTTTATTAAAGCGAGAAGCTCAATTGGCTTTGGGCGGGCAAGTATCCGATAATTTACTCAATTCGCCAGTTGGGACTTATCAAAATTCGGTGCGCCGCGATTTGATTCAAAAGATGGCTGAAACTGCGAATCAGATTCAGTTATTAGAAGCAAGCTTTAAAGCTACCGATGCTGCTTTAGGTGAATTAAACCAACAAATCAAGCAATATCCAGTAGTTGCCGGTAGATATGCCAATTTAGAGCGAGAATTACAAGTTGCTAGCGATACTCTCAAACAGCTTTTAGGCAAACAAGAAGCCTTGAGAGTGGATGCCGCACAGCAGGAAGTACCTTGGGAATTAATTATGTCTCCAAGGTTGCCAAAAGACAAAACTGGTCAATATGTAGCAGATGCTTCTAAGGGTAAACTCTATATTGTTTTGGGAGGAGCAGGAGGATTACTTCTAGGTGTTTTAGCTGCCTTTTTGCTAGAAAATGCTCAAAATGTTTTTCACGATTCAAAAGAGGTTAAACGAACCGCAAAGTTACCCTTATTAGCGACAATTCCTTACTTAAGAGAATTGAAACTACTGCCTCCTGCCGATAAGGAATTAGTTTATACCTTGGAAAAAGACGAGCGTTTGCTTCCCGCAGGTAAAAACAGACGCAATAAGGAGTATGGAACATCTCCTTACATCCAGGCTTTTTATTCTTTGTATACTAGAATTCAAGCTTTAAAAGAAGAAACCCCTATTGCTTCATTAGTAATAACATCTGCAAATCCGGGAGAAGGGAAAACAACCGTTGCAGCAACATTTGCTAAAACCGCCGCAGAAGCAGGTTTACGAGTGCTTTTAGTAGATGCAAATTTACAGAATCCTCAAGTACATCACAGTTTAGGTTTGATAAATACCCAAGGGTTGAGTGAAATACTTTCTCAAGGTTTAGATTTGAACGATGCACTCGGACAATCTCATGAAGAAGAAAACTTATTTGTGATTACCGCAGGAGAAATACCGCGCAATAGTGCAAAGCTTTTCTCCTCACCAAGAATGCGAAACTTTGTAATGCGATCGCAATCTGATTTTGATTTAGTGGTGTACGATACTCCTCATATTTTGGGACGTTTAGACACCAGTATTTTAGCTACCCATGCCGATGGAATATTGATGGTTGTCGGACTCGGTAAAACGGTTCGTCCATCACTTTCGACAGCATTGGATGAATTGGAAGCCGGACGCAATAACGTATTGGGTTTAGTTTCCAACACTATGGAATCTTAA
- a CDS encoding CPBP family intramembrane glutamic endopeptidase codes for MPLQNTDNPFRSLKFRYLVLRFIVVSLITTSGLIFLQTSGGLKLNQQDSVIAIYIVQFVLLCLWSVKDFERLRAKLKYVVGDFPKNYNWLWLAWLVPLAIIFSLSAFIVLFYLLSLAAPYFVEQLLRNVANTPTVENSNSLASNLLVSLAFCIVAPVTEEFLFRGIILQRWATKWGIRAGLLSSSLLFGFLHPQNPIGLTLLGIILGLLYIKTRSLIMPIAFHALNNILAVSSQLLPSDSSSYEPAQSLQNLINYWWLGLLMMSISLPILLRFVWKNWPPKDTMIPYLSNANKDK; via the coding sequence ATGCCACTCCAAAATACAGACAATCCTTTTAGATCGCTCAAGTTTCGTTATTTGGTGTTGCGGTTTATAGTTGTATCCCTAATTACTACCTCTGGATTAATTTTTTTGCAAACAAGTGGCGGCTTAAAATTAAATCAGCAAGACTCAGTAATCGCAATCTATATTGTCCAGTTTGTGTTACTTTGCCTTTGGTCGGTAAAAGACTTTGAACGCTTGAGAGCTAAACTTAAATATGTAGTAGGCGATTTTCCAAAAAACTATAATTGGCTGTGGTTAGCGTGGTTAGTTCCACTAGCGATAATTTTTTCCCTTAGTGCGTTCATAGTATTATTTTATTTACTCTCATTAGCAGCACCGTATTTTGTCGAACAACTTCTACGCAATGTTGCGAATACTCCAACCGTTGAAAATTCCAACTCTTTGGCATCTAATCTGTTGGTAAGTCTTGCATTTTGTATAGTAGCGCCAGTAACGGAGGAATTTCTGTTTAGAGGAATTATATTACAACGTTGGGCAACTAAATGGGGAATCCGTGCGGGCTTGTTATCCTCATCATTGCTTTTCGGTTTTTTACATCCCCAAAATCCAATTGGATTGACGTTGTTAGGAATCATTCTCGGGCTGCTTTACATTAAAACGCGCTCTCTAATTATGCCAATTGCTTTTCACGCCTTAAATAACATTCTAGCTGTATCATCGCAACTTCTACCCAGCGATTCATCGAGTTACGAACCAGCACAGAGCCTGCAAAATTTAATTAATTATTGGTGGTTGGGTCTTCTAATGATGTCAATCTCATTACCTATATTATTACGCTTTGTCTGGAAAAACTGGCCTCCTAAAGATACAATGATTCCCTATTTAAGCAATGCTAATAAAGATAAATAA